A segment of the Lycium ferocissimum isolate CSIRO_LF1 chromosome 5, AGI_CSIRO_Lferr_CH_V1, whole genome shotgun sequence genome:
GTACCATATTCTTTAGTGGTGAATTGTAGTACTTCAGTTGGTTGGCCACCTCAATTAATTCTACATATTAGTTGATTCATATTAGTCCAATCCATTTTAATTCAAGTAAACTTCGAACGAGTTGAATCGTAACCATTTAATAGTCCAGCTTTTACCCAATCAGTACCCATCTGCCAACTCTAAAAAGGAGAATGGTACATTTAAAGAATCTCTACGCAGAAGTTGGGCAGTAATACATGtacgataatttttttttaaaaaggtagcATCTCCTAATCAAGAATTAAACCAATTGGGCATTCCTCTAGTGCACCTTTATACAACTCAAAATAAGTACTACTATATCCACTACTTACTTTCTACACATTTTCCAACCAAAACACATTCTCCCCCAAAATAAAATGGCTTGCATTGCTCCTTCAGAGTTGATGAATTGCAAGGCTGATCAGAAACTCACTAAAAAACTTCAACCAATCATCAATTTTTCGTCCACTGAGGATGAAGAAATTACTGAATACACTGATAATTTGCATGAAAATTCTTACATTGTTGGGATCAAAGAGTACATAACAAATAGGAATCTTCATTTATCTAAGGTCATTTCCAGAGAGAAAAGAGCAGCCGTTTTAATATGCCTTTTTGAAGGCCTTGAAGGTGAACTTCGTGTAATTCTCACCAAAAGATCCATGAAACTTTCTACTCATCCAGGTAATATCTCTAACTAGTAATGATGTTGAGTACATTTGTGGAGTGAAAAGTATCCGATTTGAATATCAGTCTCATCTATAGCATAGGTCTtcaaagtaagtaaagtatcATTAGCCCCTATGTGGTTAATTTAATCTTGGATTAGTTGTTGATAAAGCTAATCTTACTTTTGAATTTGTAAAGATGGCCAattaatttttatccctttaCTTTTATTTCTTGGAACAGAAAATGTCTGTCAAGTTCCAAATATGTTAtacaaaatcaatttttttcacaGATTGAACGTAGGCATATATTTGTTGAAATGTGAAATTTTATGTGGGGTTCAAGTTATGTTCACTGACACTGGAATTAGTTTGTACATTCTCcatgtattttaatttgttataacAAATTTTCTATGTTGCTTTCTATGTTATCAAGTTAGGATTATATAGAGAATTACTTTAATTAGATGTAAACAAATTATACATTACATGTGCACATCTAGAAGTTAAACTCTTACTTATATCTTACGGCATCTTACAGGGGATCTAACATGAGAACATCCACTTTTAGCtgcaaaaatttcatgtcaagCTCACTAAGTTTTGTCCAAAAAACACATATGAAccctttgtttaatttaatgGTTATTAATCAAATAGGGAATTGACACATTATAATATGATATTTCTTATTATTAAGGAGAGGTAGCATTGCCTGGTGGAAAAATGGATGATGAAGATTTAGATGATTCTGCCACTGCTCTAAGAGAAGCAAAGGAGGAGATTGGTTTGAAATCAAGTCTTGTTCAAGTCATTACCAATCTTGAACCATTCATATCATTGGTACTACATGttcttttttgaaatatttctaTAATTTAATTTCACTTCCTTATAAGTTAACAATTTCTATTCGAAATTCATTTCTACTTTAAAGTAGACAAATAATTGGTTACTGAAAAGCATTGACCATAAGTACAATTTTTATTATTGCAGCATCTACTTACGGTTGTGCCAGTAGTGGGGCTATTGTCTAGAATAGAAGAATTTAAGCCCGTACTTAATGCCGACGAAGTTGATGCTATTTTTGATGTACCCTTGGATATGTTTCTCAAGGTATTTATGTAATTAATGCTCTTCTATTTTAGGATTTAAGTTTTATGTACTAGCGATATACTTCCTCCttattgaattgaatcatgattctcTTTTGTGCGCCCTTAAAAAATACTTCCTCCGGATTAACAAAAGAGTTCACTTAGTCTTTTTTTCTTAGGTAaaaataagtgttcacttatcaaatcaagaaagaattaaccttatttttccagatttgcccctattaagtgttatatgatcaaatctcaatgcttatttaattaggggtagtttagtcaaattacctacttttatctaggagttagtattttcttaagggatgtgcaaatggctaagtggaccttttttttttatccggagggagtaataattagAAGGGGTTTCTTAAAaatctattttacccttcattgATATTTGAACAATCATAACATCACCTCATAATTGAGGTGTTTGTAGTCTTCAGGAACAATATACTAAAGGTGAAATGGGGAAAAGataatttattttgaatttatttagtcTTGAACTTCTGaaacaacaaataatttgagataatcaTTTTTAGAAATCATGATAGATAAATTGAGGTAATTTTTCTTGTTAATTTAATCACTTATCAGGTAAAGGTAATCGTcagttaaaaaaatagaaacttttagtaatttttattttgttatgtattttGTTGGCATGAGATGGATTTAAACAAAGCAATAAGTTCAATGATGATTCATATAGCCGATTCCGACTTTTTGTGACTTAGATGTAATTAATATTGTTATAGGTTATTAATAGCTAggataattatatataaatctCTGGAATACATTAATTGGTCTTTAATCTAGTTAAAATGATACTCCTtccattccaatttatgtgacattttggCTTTTAAGTCCGCCCCAAAATGAATAACACCTAGTAACATTTCttaggcttgttttagaccacaagtttcaaaaatctttctttttatcttaAACGCCGTGCCCAATCAAACACCtacacataaattgggacggagggaataactggtattatattataaattaaattacacCTATGATGTAAAACAATTACAATATCAGTATATAACTGTATACAGTGGCGAAGCCTACGCTATGTAGctatgtaaaaatatttttttatgtgtatatatatgatagatCTACACCCTTTGGCTTCTTCATGgatttacttctttatattttgaaccccatAGAAAATTCTGACTCTGCCACTGACTCtatataacttaatttttttcttttttactataCAGGAAGAGAATCACAGACGTGTGGAAAAGGAgtatggaatat
Coding sequences within it:
- the LOC132058431 gene encoding nudix hydrolase 15, mitochondrial-like isoform X1, which produces MACIAPSELMNCKADQKLTKKLQPIINFSSTEDEEITEYTDNLHENSYIVGIKEYITNRNLHLSKVISREKRAAVLICLFEGLEGELRVILTKRSMKLSTHPGEVALPGGKMDDEDLDDSATALREAKEEIGLKSSLVQVITNLEPFISLHLLTVVPVVGLLSRIEEFKPVLNADEVDAIFDVPLDMFLKEENHRRVEKEYGIWKYVCHIFEYESSKPEIFRIAGLTASILIHAASIIYQEPPSFSEYLPDFSQLQFTLNTKDSC
- the LOC132058431 gene encoding nudix hydrolase 15, mitochondrial-like isoform X2, with the translated sequence MACIAPSELMNCKADQKLTKKLQPIINFSSTEDEEITEYTDNLHENSYIVGIKEYITNRNLHLSKVISREKRAAVLICLFEGLEGELRVILTKRSMKLSTHPGEVALPGGKMDDEDLDDSATALREAKEEIGLKSSLVQVITNLEPFISLEENHRRVEKEYGIWKYVCHIFEYESSKPEIFRIAGLTASILIHAASIIYQEPPSFSEYLPDFSQLQFTLNTKDSC